Proteins encoded within one genomic window of Setaria italica strain Yugu1 chromosome IV, Setaria_italica_v2.0, whole genome shotgun sequence:
- the LOC101782282 gene encoding G-type lectin S-receptor-like serine/threonine-protein kinase B120, protein MAALHAFIFLFLICFCYSDDRLTSLTPLYPGDKLISNDGTFALGFFSLTNDSTPRLYLGIWYNNIPERTYVWIANRDDPIVSPSAELAVTNTSDLVLSDSRRRTVWATENLIAGGVGAAGVLQSSGSFVLQLRNGTHVWQSLDYPTDTILPNFKLWTNYKAHVAVRVVAWKGPQDPSAGDFALSGDPSSWGLQIVIWRGRSRSWRSGVWNGAAASGITRFIYSNIVDDGEEIYATYNAAGGPTTHWKLDYTGSVRFRVWNNQSSSWSVLFERPGNGCLHYGACGPFGYCDITGRVQECKCLDGFEPTDGFAGNFSRGCRRKEALACGGGSHFLTLPGMKVPDMFLYIRNRSFEECAAECDRNCSCTAYAYANLSTILTMSASGTSRCLVWMGELLDAEKAGDIGENLYLRLAGSPVNNNKKKKIAMAIKIVLPTMACLLMFTSSVCLITICKSRSAGRNKETLKAPLTFWDQNLELSCISFEDITAATNCFHETNMLGQGGFGKVYKGTLEDGKEVAVKRLSKGSEQGIEQLRNEVILIASLQHKNLVRLLGCCIHEDEKLLIYEYLPNKSLDKFLFDPAMKSMLDWSKRFEIIKGVARGILYLHQDSRMMIIHRDLKASNILLDAEMNPKISDFGIARIFGSNQQQASTRRVVGTYGYMSPEYAMEGIFSVKSDTYSFGILLLEIVSGLKISSPRHLLMDYPSLTAYAWNLWKDGTARDFVDTWVLESCSLDEALQCIHIGLLCVQDSPTDRPLMSSVVSMLNNVAMPRPVPRQPLFFAQRYYEALEARGDLEDSVNNASLSILEGR, encoded by the exons ATGGCCGCCCTGCATGCATTCATCTTCCTGTTCTTGATCTGTTTCTGTTATTCCGATGACCGCCTGACCTCATTAACACCACTGTACCCCGGCGACAAGCTCATATCCAACGATGGCACCTTTGCTCTTGGCTTCTTCTCCCTGACCAACGACTCAACCCCAAGGTTGTACCTGGGCATATGGTACAACAACATCCCCGAGCGCACCTACGTGTGGATCGCCAACCGCGACGACCCAATCGTCTCACCTTCAGCAGAGCTAGCTGTTACCAACACTTCTGATCTTGTTCTCTCCGACTCCAGACGCCGCACTGTCTGGGCCACAGAAAACCTCATCGCCGGTGGCGTTGGAGCCGCCGGAGTGCTGCAGAGCTCGGGGAGCTTCGTCCTCCAGCTCCGCAACGGCACACACGTATGGCAGAGCCTCGACTATCCGACCGACACCATCCTTCCAAACTTCAAGCTGTGGACGAACTACAAGGCTCATGTCGCCGTTCGCGTCGTTGCCTGGAAGGGCCCTCAAGACCCCTCCGCCGGCGACTTCGCCCTCAGCGGCGACCCCAGCAGCTGGGGCCTCCAGATCGTCATCTGGCGGGGGCGAAGCCGGTCATGGCGCAGCGGGGTGTGGAACGGCGCGGCGGCCTCCGGCATCACCAGGTTCATATATTCCAACatcgtcgacgacggcgaggagatATACGCGACGTAcaacgccgccggcggcccgaCAACACACTGGAAACTAGACTACACTGGGAGTGTGAGGTTCCGTGTCTGGAACAACCAGTCGTCGTCGTGGAGTGTTCTGTTCGAACGCCCGGGCAATGGCTGCCTCCACTACGGCGCGTGCGGGCCGTTCGGCTACTGCGACATCACCGGGCGCGTCCAGGAGTGCAAGTGCCTTGACGGGTTCGAGCCCACCGACGGCTTTGCCGGTAACTTTTCTAGAGGATGCCGGAGGAAGGAAGCACTGGCATGCGGCGGCGGAAGCCATTTCTTGACCTTGCCAGGGATGAAGGTGCCTGACATGTTCTTGTACATCAGGAACAGAAGCTTTGAAGAGTGCGCTGCCGAGTGCGACCGCAACTGCTCCTGCACCGCGTACGCCTATGCCAACTTGAGCACCATCCTCACGATGAGTGCCAGTGGCACGTCAAGGTGCTTGGTTTGGATGGGAGAGCTTCTTGATGCAGAGAAGGCCGGTGATATAGGAGAAAACTTGTACCTTCGGCTTGCTGGCTCTCCTG TaaacaacaacaagaagaagaagatcgcCATGGCGATAAAGATTGTACTCCCAACGATGGCATGTCTGCTGATGTTCACATCATCTGTATGTCTTATCACTATATGCAAGTCAAGAA GCGCCGGACGAAACAAGGAAACACTGAAAGCACCTTTGACCTTTTGGGATCAAAATCTGGAATTATCGTGTATTAGCTTTGAGGACATCACTGCTGCAACAAACTGTTTCCATGAAACCAACATGCTTGGACAAGGAGGTTTCGGTAAAGTATATAAG GGGACACTGGAAGATGGCAAGGAAGTTGCTGTTAAAAGGCTTAGCAAGGGTTCTGAGCAAGGGATAGAACAGCTTAGAAATGAAGTGATTCTTATTGCAAGTTTGCAGCACAAGAACCTAGTCAGACTTCTTGGTTGTTGTATTCATGAAGATGAGAAGTTGCTCATATATGAATACCTGCCCAATAAAAGCTTAGACAAATTCCTTTTTG ATCCTGCAATGAAGTCTATGCTTGATTGGTCAAAAAGGTTCGAGATAATCAAAGGGGTAGCTAGAGGAATTCTTTATCTccatcaagattcaagaatgATGATAATTCATAGAGACCTCAAAGCGAGCAACATCTTGCTAGATGCAGAGATGAACCCGAAGATATCAGATTTTGGTATTGCAAGGATCTTTGGAAGCAATCAGCAGCAAGCAAGTACTAGACGAGTTGTCGGGACATA CGGTTACATGTCACCTGAATATGCGATGGAAGGCATTTTCTCTGTCAAGTCTGACACCTATAGCTTTGGCATTTTACTACTGGAGATAGTCAGTGGACTAAAGATCAGTTCCCCTCGTCATCTACTAATGGATTATCCAAGTCTTACTGCTTAT GCATGGAACTTATGGAAAGATGGGACGGCAAGGGATTTCGTAGACACATGGGTTTTGGAGAGCTGTTCGCTTGATGAAGCCTTGCAATGCATCCATATCGGACTATTGTGTGTTCAGGACAGCCCAACTGACAGGCCACTCATGTCATCAGTTGTATCCATGCTGAATAATGTGGCCATGCCACGCCCAGTACCCAGGCAGCCTTTATTTTTTGCGCAGAGATATTATGAGGCCCTGGAAGCAAGAGGAGACTTGGAAGACTCCGTTAATAACGCGAGTCTGTCGATTTTAGAAGGCCGCTAA